One window from the genome of Longimicrobium terrae encodes:
- a CDS encoding methyl-accepting chemotaxis protein codes for MLNTGLALSNIPVARRLWLLAGLGAAAALAVGLVAGTALLDSRRQLAETLVAEASIAASVGEAEQAVIGFKKQVQEWKNILLRGTESGNYDKYLAQFTHEEQAVQARLASLSARLRASGHPADAATADSLARLHASLGDRYRRELDRWYDPADALSYRAVDRAVRGIDRAPTEAMDAMAARVQALATDQRATSRQHADTEFRRALLWISLVLSIGLAMAFALAAAVVRGIRRPLEHALSAAERVAGGDLRGRVAVEGQDEAARLARALDTMLAELRGLVGPIQSASTALAMTTEEIGAAMAETESSVHGLDLAISQISQAAQRQAEVTDNVAVETSEIAHSAERITGGARVVGDAAEAAVATAQRSGASIRDVAQEVALAARDAARGTAEVEALAAYSEQIDGFRSAIAAIASQTNLLALNAAIEAARAGEHGRGFAVVADEVRRLAARAAESADDTSTWVVRMRTDIERSVAAMQTRGERLDRAATRADGVGEALQAVFTALDRTRTEIGGLAAEAEEIRARVGRASGLVEAVSALAQENAAAAEQMNAHSGEVAATVRSMAGRVSGTGAAADGRVSLRAIAAHIGGLTGRFRLEEDQPAPAIAEPPASSAAPPPSMRAPRRSIARAA; via the coding sequence ATGCTGAACACGGGCCTTGCCCTTTCCAATATTCCGGTCGCGCGGCGGCTGTGGCTGCTGGCCGGGCTCGGCGCCGCCGCCGCGCTCGCCGTGGGGCTGGTGGCGGGAACCGCGCTGCTGGACAGCCGCCGCCAGCTCGCCGAAACGCTCGTCGCCGAAGCCTCCATCGCCGCCTCGGTGGGCGAGGCCGAGCAGGCCGTCATCGGCTTCAAGAAGCAGGTGCAGGAGTGGAAGAACATCCTTCTGCGCGGCACCGAATCGGGAAACTACGACAAGTACCTCGCCCAGTTCACCCACGAAGAGCAGGCCGTGCAGGCCCGGCTCGCCTCGCTCAGCGCCCGGCTTCGCGCTTCCGGCCACCCCGCGGACGCCGCCACCGCCGATTCGCTCGCCCGCCTGCACGCCTCGCTGGGTGACCGCTACCGGCGGGAACTGGACCGGTGGTACGATCCCGCCGACGCGCTCAGCTACCGCGCCGTGGACCGCGCCGTGCGCGGCATCGACCGCGCGCCCACCGAGGCGATGGACGCCATGGCCGCCCGCGTGCAGGCGCTCGCAACTGACCAGCGCGCCACTTCGCGCCAGCACGCGGACACGGAATTCCGGCGCGCGCTGCTCTGGATCTCCCTTGTCCTGTCCATCGGACTGGCGATGGCGTTCGCGCTGGCGGCGGCGGTGGTGCGCGGCATCCGGCGTCCGCTGGAGCACGCGCTTTCCGCCGCGGAGCGCGTGGCCGGCGGCGACCTGCGCGGCCGCGTCGCCGTGGAGGGGCAGGACGAGGCCGCCCGCCTGGCCCGCGCCCTGGACACCATGCTTGCCGAACTGCGCGGCCTCGTGGGCCCCATCCAGTCCGCCAGTACCGCGCTGGCGATGACGACGGAGGAGATCGGCGCGGCCATGGCGGAAACCGAGTCGTCCGTTCACGGGCTGGACCTCGCCATCTCGCAGATCAGCCAAGCCGCGCAGCGCCAGGCCGAGGTGACGGACAACGTGGCCGTGGAGACGTCGGAGATCGCCCATTCCGCGGAGCGCATCACCGGCGGGGCGCGCGTGGTGGGCGACGCGGCCGAGGCGGCGGTGGCCACGGCCCAGCGCAGCGGCGCCAGCATCCGCGACGTGGCGCAGGAGGTGGCGCTGGCCGCCCGCGACGCCGCGCGCGGCACGGCCGAGGTGGAGGCCCTGGCGGCGTATTCCGAGCAGATCGACGGCTTCCGCTCCGCCATTGCCGCCATCGCCAGCCAGACCAACCTGCTGGCGCTGAACGCCGCCATCGAGGCCGCGCGGGCCGGCGAGCACGGGCGCGGATTCGCGGTCGTGGCGGATGAGGTGCGCCGCCTGGCCGCGCGCGCGGCGGAGTCCGCCGACGACACCAGCACCTGGGTGGTGCGCATGCGGACGGACATCGAGCGCAGCGTGGCGGCCATGCAGACCCGCGGCGAGCGCCTGGACCGCGCCGCCACCCGCGCGGACGGCGTGGGCGAGGCGCTGCAGGCGGTGTTCACCGCGCTGGACCGCACGCGCACGGAAATCGGCGGGCTGGCTGCGGAAGCGGAGGAGATCCGCGCGCGCGTCGGGCGCGCCTCGGGGCTGGTGGAGGCCGTTTCCGCGCTGGCGCAGGAGAACGCCGCCGCCGCCGAGCAGATGAACGCGCACAGCGGCGAAGTCGCGGCAACCGTGCGGTCCATGGCGGGACGCGTATCGGGAACGGGCGCGGCGGCGGACGGGCGCGTATCGCTTCGCGCCATCGCCGCGCACATCGGCGGGCTCACCGGCCGCTTTCGGCTGGAGGAAGATCAGCCTGCCCCTGCCATCGCCGAGCCCCCCGCCTCGTCCGCCGCGCCGCCGCCCAGCATGCGCGCCCCCCGGCGGTCCATCGCCCGCGCGGCGTGA
- a CDS encoding prepilin-type N-terminal cleavage/methylation domain-containing protein encodes MITNRIRSRAGVTLLELLVALVVGAIIMQIALSFFARQGRSFSSGVAAMGTMQNARFAINTMEKDVRTMGIGVLASQPSLVYAGPDVIAFNANYASNLSTDLNAVYVDPSAPAGQVEAATLTTRFTIPMTSTGYPDGNYNDGASNSPAETISFFFQPDPTTTRTDDFVLYRQVNGTTPAVVARNLLKSAGQQFLEYMAVEVPSDAATRMVTLGSGPYRHSAALHGGGQDAGAAAKVDSIRAVRVRFAVTSGTAGPADPVRTVDRTIRMPNAGISVRNVCGDAPQGVALGASLVSLPDGTKAVRLAWSASVDENSGEADVLRYVVWRRAGSLPLGDPFVSIPAGGGSYTYVDQAVEPGTAYQYAVAAQDCTPARSSQSFSASVPIPAPVP; translated from the coding sequence ATGATCACCAACCGCATCCGCTCCCGCGCGGGCGTCACGCTGCTGGAACTGCTGGTGGCCCTGGTGGTGGGCGCCATCATCATGCAGATCGCGCTGTCGTTCTTTGCCCGGCAGGGCCGCTCGTTCAGCAGCGGCGTGGCGGCCATGGGCACCATGCAGAACGCCCGCTTTGCCATCAACACGATGGAAAAGGACGTGCGCACCATGGGGATCGGGGTGCTGGCGAGCCAGCCGTCGCTGGTGTACGCCGGCCCCGACGTGATTGCGTTCAACGCAAATTACGCCAGCAACCTGTCAACAGACCTGAACGCGGTGTACGTGGACCCGTCGGCGCCGGCGGGACAGGTGGAGGCGGCGACGCTCACCACCCGCTTCACCATTCCCATGACGTCCACCGGGTACCCGGATGGCAACTACAACGACGGCGCCAGCAACAGCCCGGCGGAAACCATCTCCTTCTTCTTTCAGCCGGACCCCACCACCACGCGCACCGACGACTTCGTGCTGTACCGGCAGGTGAACGGCACAACGCCGGCGGTGGTCGCGCGCAACCTGCTGAAGTCGGCGGGGCAGCAGTTCCTGGAGTACATGGCGGTGGAAGTGCCGTCCGACGCCGCCACCCGCATGGTGACGCTGGGAAGCGGCCCCTACCGGCACTCCGCCGCCCTGCACGGCGGCGGCCAGGACGCGGGCGCCGCGGCCAAGGTGGACAGCATCCGCGCGGTGCGGGTGCGCTTTGCCGTCACCAGCGGTACGGCGGGCCCGGCCGACCCCGTGCGCACGGTGGACCGCACCATCCGCATGCCCAACGCGGGCATCTCGGTGCGCAACGTGTGCGGCGACGCGCCCCAGGGCGTGGCGCTGGGCGCCTCGCTGGTTTCCCTCCCCGACGGCACCAAGGCCGTCCGGCTGGCCTGGTCGGCCTCCGTGGACGAAAACTCCGGCGAGGCCGACGTGCTGCGTTACGTGGTGTGGCGGCGCGCGGGCAGTTTGCCGCTGGGCGACCCCTTCGTGAGCATTCCGGCGGGCGGCGGCTCGTACACCTACGTGGACCAGGCGGTGGAGCCCGGAACCGCATACCAGTACGCCGTGGCCGCGCAGGACTGCACGCCGGCGCGCTCGTCGCAGTCGTTTTCGGCGTCCGTCCCCATTCCCGCACCCGTACCCTGA
- a CDS encoding type IV pilus modification PilV family protein — protein MRTHTAPAPDARRGGFTLLEVMVALVILGFVIMGAQATITDRMVRRVGFQEARLRASQLALDRIHLIQADPAYATLAARYSGTESTIANAPRYTRTTLFRTSALTGGNSYLTVTVTVSSPRLPRAVSRTITVASP, from the coding sequence ATGCGCACGCACACGGCACCCGCACCGGACGCGCGCCGCGGCGGCTTTACGCTGCTGGAGGTAATGGTGGCGCTGGTGATTCTTGGATTCGTGATCATGGGGGCGCAGGCCACCATCACCGACCGCATGGTGCGGCGGGTGGGCTTTCAGGAAGCCCGCCTGCGCGCCAGCCAGCTGGCGCTGGACCGCATTCACCTGATTCAGGCGGACCCGGCGTACGCCACGCTGGCGGCCCGCTACTCGGGCACCGAGTCCACCATCGCCAACGCACCCCGCTACACGCGCACCACGCTGTTCCGCACCAGCGCGCTCACGGGGGGGAATTCCTACCTCACCGTCACCGTCACGGTAAGCTCGCCCCGGCTGCCGCGCGCGGTGTCGCGAACCATTACGGTGGCCAGCCCATGA
- a CDS encoding pilus assembly FimT family protein, producing MPPEHPPVAIAPPPRARAPLGRAGVSMAEVLVVLTIIGIALSIGAPRVNLSPSRTEAAVQSVASTLMAAQRAAVVRQHNVVVAFDATQGLVRVHMDPNNNGTIDAGEQVTSEPLGRNMTYGRGGAAVLTQLGTANVSFTARQGGLPAVTFNRGGSASEEGGAYLTSTVGVAAQRPSRAVIVDRATGRTAVWKYVAPTWQRKF from the coding sequence ATGCCTCCTGAACATCCCCCCGTCGCGATCGCGCCCCCCCCGCGCGCACGCGCCCCGCTGGGCCGGGCCGGCGTCTCCATGGCGGAGGTGCTGGTGGTCCTCACCATCATCGGAATCGCGCTCAGCATCGGCGCGCCCCGCGTCAACCTGTCTCCTTCGCGCACCGAGGCGGCCGTGCAGTCCGTGGCCTCCACGCTGATGGCCGCCCAGCGCGCCGCCGTCGTCCGCCAGCACAACGTGGTCGTCGCCTTTGACGCCACGCAGGGGCTGGTGCGGGTGCACATGGACCCCAACAACAACGGCACCATCGACGCCGGCGAGCAGGTGACCAGCGAGCCGCTGGGCCGCAACATGACCTACGGACGGGGCGGCGCCGCGGTGCTCACGCAGCTGGGCACCGCCAACGTCTCGTTCACCGCGCGGCAGGGCGGCCTTCCCGCGGTCACCTTCAACCGCGGCGGCAGCGCCAGCGAAGAAGGCGGCGCGTACCTCACCTCCACGGTGGGGGTGGCCGCCCAGCGCCCGTCACGCGCGGTGATCGTGGACCGCGCCACCGGCCGCACCGCCGTCTGGAAGTACGTGGCTCCCACCTGGCAGAGAAAGTTCTGA
- a CDS encoding VIT domain-containing protein: protein MTFRRSTRTALVVAALAALPAAALARRTDPASAAPFQAQPASARAGVDRPPRAERDTVPVPAPFALSDPDGQDLTLERMDVRTAVQGMLALTEIEMRFRNPRPRRMEGRFSAILPEGATVSRWAKEVDGRLMEGEVVERLRAHQVYDQILHEMRDPAMLDQEAGNRFSARVFPIEANATVRVVLAYSTLLRQVDGERAWSLPLRGLPRVGVFTFHGSFRPLPGEAPRQDLFVRTAGPGRVGDADGARIIDRSDEAFIPTEDLHVAWRPAPEAAGARVLAADGFYVAAFRPSVPRAVRTAGGNWVFYLDTSASGADGAEHRVRALEALLASLPAGDAVEVRAFDHRVTRVAAGRAGEMARRVGALLRERRYLGGTDLGAVLHDAAQVARANPAATVVIQTDGVATLGRVDPALLRAAADSIPARAAVHALVLGARQDGATLRMITGGRGRVVSIPFSDSLEVRARDAARRLALAPGAAFTVSDPGSEWVYAAGADDVQPGDEVLVVGRLKAGARPSPRLAGRTGQVLPGDAERMEAGTFAPLLRREAYRAHLQELNERASRTTDDSTRAALAREEVRISVEHRVLSPRTTLLVLETERDYDRFGLDRRSLSDILAVGPTGITRVDRQRLPRVAEGKAAADSAEDVTQAEDGDESAGSAPAAGAPAPVARRARLNEVVVTGAPSVDAPAEREEGYAAGGPPSAPPPPPPPPPPPPPPPAVVPPPSPASVSQPRAPIAASAGNGAAAPARKAPEWTRPFIASPARVDSLRTQLRATPRDRELRNQLAEALWARAEWASLRELALDWQPYDPENPQVYEALGEAALNLNRRDEAERALGSLVEVADGKPELLQRAGLLLLRVNAARLAETPLRRALEQRPDRVNGYRHLALMLWQDGREEEAARVLQDATRRTFPDWYRDAQRVVHEELGYVLRAWMAREPRRAAEIRGEAAEYGVDLGRRDALRVTLAWEADANDVDLHVVDPAGEEVYYAHPKSAQGLELYQDVTQGFGPEVVRVDKVSPGTYHVGVTYFSAGAMGVSRGVLVVIRSDGARGAPVVRIHPFRLVQGDPSNVRFVTSIPVAR, encoded by the coding sequence GTGACCTTTCGCCGATCCACCCGCACCGCGCTCGTCGTGGCGGCGCTTGCCGCGCTCCCCGCGGCGGCGCTCGCCCGCCGCACTGATCCGGCATCCGCCGCGCCTTTCCAGGCACAGCCCGCCTCGGCGAGGGCGGGGGTGGACCGGCCGCCGCGCGCGGAGCGGGACACGGTGCCGGTTCCCGCGCCGTTCGCCCTTTCCGACCCGGACGGGCAGGACCTGACGCTGGAGCGCATGGACGTGCGCACGGCCGTCCAGGGAATGCTGGCGCTGACGGAAATCGAGATGCGCTTTCGCAACCCCCGGCCGCGGCGGATGGAGGGGCGGTTCAGCGCCATCCTTCCGGAAGGCGCCACGGTCAGCCGGTGGGCCAAGGAGGTGGACGGGCGCTTGATGGAGGGCGAGGTGGTGGAGCGGCTGCGCGCGCACCAGGTGTACGACCAGATCCTGCACGAGATGCGCGATCCGGCCATGCTGGACCAGGAAGCGGGCAACCGCTTCAGCGCGCGCGTGTTCCCCATCGAGGCGAACGCCACCGTGCGGGTGGTGCTGGCGTACAGCACCCTGCTGCGCCAGGTGGACGGGGAGCGCGCGTGGAGCCTTCCGCTGCGCGGGCTGCCGCGGGTGGGCGTATTCACCTTTCACGGCAGCTTCCGCCCGCTCCCCGGCGAGGCGCCGCGGCAGGACCTGTTCGTCCGCACCGCCGGGCCCGGCCGCGTGGGCGATGCGGACGGCGCGCGCATCATCGACCGCTCCGACGAGGCGTTCATTCCCACCGAGGACCTGCACGTGGCGTGGCGTCCGGCCCCGGAAGCGGCGGGCGCGCGGGTGCTGGCGGCGGACGGCTTCTACGTGGCGGCGTTCCGCCCCTCGGTCCCCCGCGCGGTGCGCACGGCCGGCGGAAACTGGGTGTTCTATCTGGACACCAGCGCCTCCGGGGCGGATGGCGCGGAGCACCGCGTCCGCGCGCTGGAGGCGCTGCTGGCTTCGCTTCCCGCGGGGGACGCGGTGGAGGTGCGCGCCTTCGACCACCGGGTGACGCGGGTGGCGGCCGGCCGGGCGGGGGAGATGGCGCGCCGCGTGGGCGCCCTGCTGCGCGAGCGGCGCTACCTGGGCGGAACGGACCTGGGCGCGGTGCTGCACGACGCGGCGCAGGTGGCGCGCGCCAACCCGGCCGCCACCGTGGTGATCCAGACGGACGGCGTGGCGACGCTCGGGCGGGTGGATCCGGCGCTCCTGCGCGCGGCGGCGGATTCCATCCCCGCGAGGGCGGCGGTGCACGCGCTGGTGCTGGGCGCGCGGCAGGACGGCGCCACGCTGCGGATGATCACCGGCGGCCGCGGCCGGGTGGTGTCCATTCCCTTTTCCGACTCGCTGGAGGTGCGCGCGCGTGACGCGGCCCGGCGGCTGGCGCTGGCGCCCGGGGCGGCGTTCACCGTGAGCGACCCCGGGAGCGAGTGGGTGTACGCGGCGGGCGCGGACGACGTGCAGCCGGGGGACGAGGTGCTGGTCGTCGGCCGGCTCAAGGCGGGGGCGCGCCCCTCGCCGCGGCTGGCGGGGCGCACGGGGCAGGTGCTGCCGGGCGACGCGGAGCGGATGGAGGCGGGCACCTTCGCGCCGCTGCTGCGGCGCGAGGCGTACCGCGCCCACCTTCAGGAGCTGAACGAGCGCGCCTCGCGTACGACGGACGACAGCACCCGCGCCGCGCTGGCCCGGGAAGAGGTGCGGATTTCGGTGGAGCACCGCGTGCTGTCGCCGCGAACGACGCTTCTGGTGCTGGAGACGGAGCGCGACTATGACCGCTTCGGGCTGGACCGCCGCTCGCTTTCCGACATCCTGGCCGTAGGGCCGACGGGGATCACTCGGGTGGACCGGCAGCGCCTGCCGCGCGTCGCGGAAGGCAAGGCCGCCGCGGATTCGGCGGAGGACGTGACGCAGGCGGAAGATGGGGATGAGTCCGCGGGCAGTGCGCCGGCGGCGGGCGCGCCGGCGCCGGTGGCGCGCCGCGCGAGGCTGAATGAGGTCGTGGTTACCGGCGCGCCGTCCGTCGACGCGCCGGCCGAGCGGGAGGAAGGCTATGCGGCGGGCGGTCCGCCGTCCGCGCCCCCTCCTCCTCCTCCTCCCCCGCCGCCTCCTCCCCCGCCTCCGGCCGTGGTGCCGCCTCCTTCGCCGGCTTCCGTTTCGCAACCCCGCGCCCCGATCGCGGCGAGTGCCGGGAACGGTGCCGCCGCGCCCGCGCGCAAGGCTCCGGAGTGGACGCGGCCGTTCATCGCCTCCCCCGCGCGGGTGGACAGCCTGCGCACGCAGCTTCGCGCCACCCCGCGCGACCGCGAACTTCGCAACCAGCTGGCGGAGGCGCTGTGGGCCCGCGCGGAGTGGGCGTCGCTGCGGGAACTGGCGCTGGACTGGCAGCCGTACGATCCCGAAAATCCGCAGGTGTACGAGGCGCTGGGCGAGGCCGCGCTGAACCTGAACCGGCGCGACGAGGCGGAGCGCGCGCTGGGCTCGCTGGTGGAGGTGGCGGATGGCAAGCCGGAACTGCTGCAGCGCGCCGGGCTGCTGCTCCTGCGGGTGAATGCCGCCCGCCTGGCCGAGACGCCGCTGCGGCGCGCGCTGGAGCAGCGCCCGGACCGGGTGAACGGCTACCGCCACCTGGCCCTCATGCTATGGCAGGACGGGCGCGAGGAAGAGGCCGCGCGTGTCCTGCAGGATGCCACCCGCCGCACTTTTCCGGACTGGTACCGTGACGCCCAGCGCGTGGTGCACGAGGAACTGGGCTACGTGCTGCGCGCGTGGATGGCCAGGGAACCGCGCCGCGCGGCGGAAATCCGGGGCGAGGCGGCGGAGTACGGGGTAGACCTGGGCCGGCGCGATGCCCTGCGCGTGACGCTGGCGTGGGAGGCGGACGCCAACGACGTGGACCTGCACGTGGTGGATCCGGCGGGCGAGGAGGTGTACTACGCCCATCCGAAGAGCGCGCAGGGGCTGGAACTGTATCAGGACGTCACGCAGGGGTTCGGGCCGGAGGTGGTGCGCGTGGACAAGGTCTCGCCCGGCACCTACCACGTCGGTGTGACGTACTTCAGCGCGGGCGCCATGGGGGTAAGCCGCGGCGTGCTGGTGGTGATCCGGTCGGATGGCGCGCGGGGAGCGCCGGTGGTGCGGATCCACCCGTTCCGGCTGGTGCAGGGCGACCCGTCGAACGTGCGGTTCGTGACGAGCATCCCCGTGGCGCGATAG